One Vigna unguiculata cultivar IT97K-499-35 chromosome 7, ASM411807v1, whole genome shotgun sequence genomic region harbors:
- the LOC114189801 gene encoding E3 ubiquitin-protein ligase PUB23-like, with the protein MDEIDVPPFFLCPISLELMKDPVTVSTGITYDRHSIEKWLFASNNDTCPVTKQPLLPDLTPNHTLRRLIQAWCTVNASHGIQRIPTPKPPVDKTIIQNLLKDASGSPNLQLQCLRTLKSIASESQTNKRSIESAGAVKFLASVITNTVNSCLDDDVELELKASVADEALSLLHNLHLSQPGLKTLLSHPEFVNSLTKVMQRGIYESRAYAVFLLKSLSEVAEPVQLNNLKPELFVELVQVLKDQISQKGSKATLQTLIQVCPWGRNRVKAVEAGAVPVIVELLLEYRERKPCEMMLVVLEILCQSADGRAELLAHAAGVAIVAKKILRVSTMANDRAAKILLAVCRFSATPGVLQDMVQLGVVAKLCLVLQVDSGNKAKEKAREILKLHAKAWKNSPCIPGHLLASYPTSA; encoded by the coding sequence ATGGACGAAATCGACGTGCCTCCCTTCTTCCTCTGCCCCATCTCCCTCGAACTCATGAAGGACCCCGTAACAGTCTCCACCGGAATCACCTACGACCGCCACAGCATCGAGAAATGGCTCTTCGCCTCCAACAACGACACGTGTCCCGTCACCAAGCAGCCTCTCCTCCCAGACCTCACTCCCAACCACACCCTCCGCCGTCTAATCCAGGCCTGGTGCACCGTCAACGCCTCCCACGGCATCCAACGAATCCCAACGCCCAAGCCCCCCGTCGACAAAACCATCATCCAAAACCTCCTCAAAGACGCTTCCGGCTCCCCCAACCTCCAGCTCCAGTGCCTCCGCACCCTCAAATCCATCGCTTCCGAGTCCCAAACCAACAAACGCTCCATCGAATCCGCAGGCGCGGTTAAATTCCTAGCTTCGGTTATAACCAACACTGTAAACTCCTGTTTAGACGATGACGTGGAGCTGGAGTTGAAAGCAAGCGTCGCGGATGAAGCATTGAGCTTGTTACACAACCTTCACTTATCCCAACCGGGTTTGAAGACTCTACTCAGTCACCCCGAGTTTGTAAACTCGCTAACCAAGGTTATGCAGAGAGGTATCTACGAGTCACGCGCTTACGCTGTTTTTCTACTGAAGTCGTTGTCAGAAGTGGCGGAACCTGTGCAGTTGAACAACCTGAAACCGGAACTGTTTGTCGAACTGGTTCAAGTCCTGAAGGACCAGATTTCGCAGAAGGGTTCCAAGGCCACGCTTCAGACGCTGATTCAGGTGTGTCCGTGGGGGAGGAACAGGGTGAAAGCGGTGGAGGCCGGGGCGGTGCCGGTCATCGTGGAGCTTCTTCTTGAATACAGGGAGAGGAAGCCCTGCGAGATGATGCTGGTTGTGTTGGAGATTCTGTGTCAGAGCGCGGACGGGCGCGCGGAGTTGCTGGCGCACGCGGCGGGGGTGGCGATCGTGGCCAAGAAGATTCTGAGGGTGTCGACGATGGCCAACGACAGGGCGGCGAAGATTCTGTTGGCCGTGTGTAGATTCTCGGCGACGCCCGGCGTGTTGCAGGACATGGTGCAGCTAGGGGTGGTTGCGAAGCTCTGCTTGGTGCTGCAGGTTGATAGTGGGAACAAGGCGAAGGAAAAAGCCAGGGAGATTCTCAAACTGCACGCTAAAGCATGGAAGAACTCACCTTGCATACCTGGGCACTTGCTTGCTTCGTATCCAACCAGTGCCTGA
- the LOC114189471 gene encoding dof zinc finger protein DOF3.5-like, whose translation MCLRPQYNLSSNIKVFVTMESGLKGEVEISPNCPRCGSSNTKFCYYNNYSLTQPRYFCKGCRRYWTKGGSLRNVPVGGGCRKNRRGNKNLLRQSIDGFTFKTSSSPPPSANATDHNNNNNNPVEHSYDPRIRTSAASGSSSVLSDGPNIDLALVYANFLNQKPSSESGIESRSNPDQVPTAFDPSLENNSRLSNTDVTGCLNLPEQPSTHSAEANNCGQICYGEFNTMQTIQKQGIEQCSSHGGAVNFELPPLPGEVEASHDHHHHHHMMWSNSEMMTFEATQPVLGPEVHDADLLIGNWSPFDLP comes from the coding sequence atgtgtctgCGACCACAGTACAACCTTAGTAGTAACATCAAGGTTTTTGTGACGATGGAGAGTGGATTGAAGGGTGAGGTTGAGATATCACCAAATTGTCCAAGGTGTGGTTCTTCCAACACCAAGTTCTGCTACTACAATAACTACAGCTTAACTCAACCGAGGTACTTTTGCAAAGGTTGCAGAAGATACTGGACCAAAGGAGGGTCTCTGCGGAATGTTCCTGTTGGTGGTGGCTGCAGGAAGAACAGAAGAGGTAACAAGAATTTGTTGAGACAATCCATTGATGGTTTCACTTTCAAAACTTCATCATCACCACCACCTTCTGCCAATGCCACAGAtcataataacaacaacaacaaccctGTTGAGCATTCTTATGATCCCAGAATAAGAACTTCTGCAGCTTCTGGTTCCTCCTCAGTGCTCAGTGATGGTCCAAATATTGATCTTGCACTGGTTTATGCAAATTTCCTCAACCAAAAACCCAGCTCTGAATCTGGGATTGAGAGCAGGAGTAACCCAGATCAAGTTCCAACAGCTTTTGATCCTTCTCTTGAGAATAATTCAAGGCTATCAAACACAGATGTTACTGGGTGTTTGAATCTTCCAGAACAACCATCCACACATTCTGCTGAGGCTAATAATTGTGGCCAAATATGCTATGGTGAGTTCAACACTATGCAGACTATTCAAAAACAAGGGATTGAGCAGTGTAGTAGTCATGGTGGTGCTGTGAATTTTGAGCTGCCACCATTACCGGGTGAAGTGGAAGCCTCAcatgatcatcatcatcatcatcatatgaTGTGGTCAAATTCTGAGATGATGACATTTGAAGCCACGCAACCAGTTCTTGGACCTGAAGTTCATGATGCAGACTTGTTAATAGGTAATTGGAGCCCCTTTGATTTGCCTTGA